A section of the Humulus lupulus chromosome 2, drHumLupu1.1, whole genome shotgun sequence genome encodes:
- the LOC133815878 gene encoding cyanidin 3-O-galactoside 2''-O-xylosyltransferase FGGT1-like has protein sequence MEKSVSSLHIAMYPWFAFGHINPYIQLSNKLAQKGHIISFMIPPKTKSKVEHLNRYPDLITFYPITFPHVDGLPSGAESTNDVSSSSISLIMTAMDRTENDIELLLRQLKPHFIFLDFAYWIPKMAHRLGIKSMFYSVVTPAIIVYDLCPTAYHNLNGRQFTETDFMKPPPGYPDLSIYFHFHEAREYLCMRSFKLGGDMLFIDRLFISLSNCDVIGARTCREIDGPVADYLEKEFGKPLLLSGPLIPDPPSDPLDQKWVNFLGQFKHGSVIYCGFGSEVILTKDQLQELLLGLELSGLPFLAALRTPLEVDSIEEALPEGFKERIGGKGVVYGGWIQQTQILRHPSIGCFVTHCGWASLMEALVNKCELVLLSKRIDHFLCARLMGNTMKVGVEVEKGEEEGWLYARENVCKAIKIVMEEDNEVGKKVRANLAKLRQQIHREDFESSYIDDFSHNLKTLLA, from the coding sequence ATGGAGAAGTCAGTTTCTTCTCTGCACATAGCAATGTACCCTTGGTTTGCTTTCGGCCACATTAACCCATATATCCAACTCTCGAACAAACTAGCTCAAAAAGGCCACATAATCTCTTTCATGATCCCACCCAAAACCAAATCCAAGGTAGAGCATTTGAATCGCTACCCAGATCTCATAACCTTCTATCCAATCACCTTTCCCCACGTGGACGGTCTTCCTTCCGGAGCTGAGAGCACCAATGATGTGTCTTCTTCCTCAATCTCTCTAATCATGACCGCCATGGACAGAACAGAAAACGACATCGAACTTCTCCTACGACAACTCAAACCCCACTTCATCTTTTTGGATTTTGCTTATTGGATTCCAAAGATGGCCCACCGCTTGGGCATAAAATCGATGTTTTATTCAGTGGTGACTCCTGCAATAATAGTTTACGATTTATGCCCTACAGCATACCACAACCTCAACGGAAGGCAATTCACTGAGACTGACTTTATGAAACCTCCACCAGGCTATCCAGATTTATCGATTTACTTCCATTTTCACGAGGCACGGGAATATCTTTGTATGAGAAGTTTCAAGCTCGGTGGTGACATGCTTTTCATCGACCGCTTGTTTATAAGCTTATCCAATTGTGATGTTATAGGGGCTAGGACTTGTAGAGAGATCGATGGCCCGGTTGCTGATTACCTTGAAAAAGAGTTTGGGAAGCCTCTTTTACTTTCAGGACCTCTCATACCAGACCCACCAAGCGATCCCCTAGATCAAAAATGGGTTAACTTTCTAGGTCAGTTCAAGCATGGCTCTGTAATATACTGTGGTTTTGGAAGTGAGGTGATATTGACCAAAGACCAACTCCAAGAGCTGTTGCTGGGATTGGAGCTTTCTGGGTTGCCATTTTTGGCTGCTTTGAGAACGCCTTTAGAAGTTGACTCCATTGAGGAAGCTCTACCAGAAGGGTTTAAGGAGCGAATTGGAGGAAAAGGAGTAGTTTATGGGGGTTGGATTCAGCAAACACAAATTTTGAGGCACCCATCTATTGGGTGCTTTGTTACTCATTGTGGATGGGCTTCATTAATGGAGGCATTGGTGAATAAATGTGAGTTGGTGTTGTTATCCAAAAGGATTGATCACTTTCTTTGTGCGAGGCTAATGGGAAACACAATGAAGGTTGGTGTTGAAGTGGAGAAAGGTGAAGAAGAAGGTTGGttgtatgctagagaaaatgtcTGCAAAGCGATCAAGATTGTCATGGAAGAAGACAACGAGGTTGGTAAAAAGGTTCGGGCTAACCTTGCCAAGTTACGGCAGCAGATCCATAGAGAAGATTTCGAGTCTTCTTATATTGATGATTTCAGTCACAACCTAAAGACTCTATTGGcatga